Proteins from a genomic interval of Sphingobacterium sp. SYP-B4668:
- the dcd gene encoding dCTP deaminase — translation MILSDKRILEEIESGAIVIEPFDRGCLGTNSYDVHLGKYLATYTDRVLDAKQHNKITHFEIPAEGYVLEPNTLYLGVTLEYTETHQHVPFLEGKSSTGRLGIDIHATAGKGDVGFCNTWTLEISVAQPVRIYAGMPIGQLIYFAVEGDIETFYNTKGNAKYNGKTVRPVESMMWKNSF, via the coding sequence ATGATTTTATCGGACAAAAGAATACTGGAAGAAATTGAGTCAGGAGCGATTGTTATCGAGCCGTTTGATCGCGGGTGCCTAGGCACAAATTCTTATGATGTGCACCTGGGGAAATATCTTGCAACCTATACTGACCGAGTATTGGATGCAAAGCAGCACAATAAGATTACACATTTCGAAATCCCTGCGGAAGGCTACGTGTTGGAACCGAACACGCTTTATCTTGGGGTGACATTGGAGTATACAGAGACGCATCAACACGTCCCGTTCTTGGAAGGGAAATCAAGTACTGGACGATTGGGGATTGATATCCACGCGACTGCAGGTAAGGGGGATGTAGGTTTTTGTAATACCTGGACCCTAGAAATTTCTGTCGCCCAGCCTGTCCGTATATATGCCGGAATGCCTATAGGACAATTGATTTATTTTGCAGTGGAAGGTGATATTGAGACTTTTTATAATACAAAAGGTAATGCAAAATACAACGGTAAGACCGTCCGTCCTGTAGAGAGCATGATGTGGAAAAACTCATTTTAG
- a CDS encoding 4'-phosphopantetheinyl transferase family protein, with translation MPLVYLRELDEHTKFAIWKIEESADDLLSSLQLDTREKAILDSFGKGKRILHWMTTRVLLRYLLQTDQYIDCPSDSNGKPYLVNFPYKLSLTHSFDYAAVMLSSKGEVGIDLEIVKDKVVRIQHKFLKPEELAFIQGENTIEQLYACWCAKEAVYKLQGNRGVSFLDNMTIQPFEYQAQGVLQLQLTTSTYTHTYDVHFEKFGEYMLGYAVE, from the coding sequence ATGCCCTTAGTATACTTACGAGAGTTGGACGAACACACCAAATTTGCAATCTGGAAGATTGAAGAATCTGCGGACGATTTATTGTCAAGTCTGCAATTAGACACCCGTGAGAAGGCAATACTAGATTCATTCGGTAAAGGAAAGCGCATATTACATTGGATGACTACACGCGTGCTATTACGCTATCTACTCCAAACAGACCAATATATTGACTGTCCCTCTGATTCGAATGGGAAGCCATATCTCGTCAACTTTCCCTATAAATTATCTTTAACCCACTCCTTTGACTATGCAGCGGTCATGCTCAGTTCTAAGGGTGAAGTCGGAATTGATCTAGAAATTGTAAAGGATAAAGTAGTACGCATCCAGCATAAATTCTTGAAACCAGAAGAACTGGCCTTCATTCAAGGTGAAAATACCATCGAGCAACTCTATGCATGTTGGTGCGCAAAAGAAGCTGTTTACAAACTCCAAGGCAACAGAGGTGTTTCTTTTTTAGACAACATGACCATTCAGCCATTTGAATATCAGGCACAGGGCGTATTGCAATTGCAATTGACAACCTCGACATACACACATACATACGATGTCCACTTTGAAAAATTTGGCGAGTACATGCTTGGTTATGCAGTAGAATAG
- a CDS encoding enoyl-CoA hydratase/isomerase family protein — MSVFENILVKKEGRIAYVTINREQQLNALNTKTIEELMLTLTDLASDIDVWGIIVTGSGAKAFVAGADIKEFQSLGEEEGRKLSQLGSVKLMDRIQYFEKPVIAAINGYALGGGLELALSCHLRVAVAEAKVGLPEVSLGLIPGYGGTQRLTELVGRGKALEMIMTGGMISADDANRWGLVNHVVAAHELISTCEEILHQIFSRSKTAVAAAIRAVNAHGDKQKNGYVVESEEFGKCFETPDFEEGVAAFLEKRKPRF, encoded by the coding sequence ATGAGTGTTTTTGAAAATATTTTAGTCAAAAAGGAAGGTCGAATTGCATATGTCACGATAAATCGTGAGCAGCAACTCAATGCATTGAATACCAAAACAATAGAAGAGTTGATGTTGACCCTAACTGATTTGGCTTCAGATATAGACGTCTGGGGTATAATTGTGACGGGAAGCGGGGCAAAGGCATTTGTTGCGGGGGCAGATATCAAAGAATTCCAATCACTAGGTGAAGAGGAAGGAAGGAAATTGTCCCAGCTGGGGAGTGTAAAACTAATGGATCGTATTCAGTACTTTGAAAAGCCGGTAATCGCGGCTATTAATGGCTATGCGTTAGGGGGAGGGCTTGAATTGGCTCTTTCATGCCACCTAAGAGTAGCAGTAGCGGAAGCGAAAGTTGGCCTGCCAGAGGTCTCTTTAGGACTGATTCCTGGCTATGGGGGGACACAACGGCTTACAGAGTTGGTAGGAAGGGGAAAGGCGCTAGAAATGATTATGACTGGAGGAATGATTTCAGCAGATGATGCCAATCGTTGGGGCTTGGTCAATCATGTGGTCGCTGCCCATGAACTAATATCAACATGTGAAGAAATTCTCCATCAAATATTTTCACGGTCTAAAACAGCAGTGGCAGCCGCAATTCGTGCTGTTAACGCGCATGGCGATAAGCAAAAGAATGGATATGTAGTGGAGAGTGAAGAGTTTGGGAAGTGCTTTGAAACTCCGGATTTTGAGGAAGGAGTAGCCGCATTTTTGGAAAAGCGAAAACCCAGATTTTAA
- a CDS encoding DUF5686 family protein has product MIYQKRLNYILLVGYLLWMTYPVFGQLSIKGRVVDKNTGYGIPRATVVLSPGNVGTSTDTAGNFSVLANAKHTSINFRAMGFSPVTLPVTTDTLKQLLVELDYADNMLEMVTISKKGKPKRDTAALELIDLVIKHKKGNRLKSLEQVHFEEYEKVQFGLVDPRKTMEKRLGKAGFIFKNLDTASIKGKALLPMYMEENFSDVYSQTNPSKFKKLIRSHKKTEFDPRYINNANIQQYLNYQFQPVDIYDANVFVVNKLFLSPIADEAKTFYRYYILDTIETSEGQFIELAFEPKNKQDLLFSGTLQVTVDGRYAVRQAELIVGKEANINWINDILISLHYNPNEDGFMLLRRSDLLILFGGRKEDALFGRRVSFNSNYDFKTPVSSDIFKGAPTEMTTTASQDSAFLNRKRPIPLNTVEQMVYSNTDSLNNMKSVKRLMALGYLLAQGFYNAGPVEFGPLEYTYSFNEVEGNRLRFGGRTTNILSDKIYLEGYVAYGLKDQQMKYYGRSAVSVNGESVATFPAHYVEAIVQHDLMEPGRGIGFKKGDSFFSSLSSNKPDKFLFNDAYKLNHVWEFGNHISISTGFTYFRRETAGTLIFNKTGTQSGQILPRIITNDAEMILRWAPNEKFYYRNLTRSTVIEQHPVFSLQYNRGIEGFIGGEYNYDALRFSVSKRWFLNQLGYMDMTAVAGKIWGTLPYPLLEIPNVQTVLDRHTFDYFMMNKMEFVADRFVKVGVDHRLNGFFLNKIPLVKKLKWRELWRLRMFYGDLAPQNNPYISNEVVHFDRDDEGKIATRTIGEKPYLEATVGLENVFRFFTVEYVKRLSYREYDNIRKERVRFSVHFNF; this is encoded by the coding sequence ATGATATATCAGAAGCGACTAAACTATATTTTACTTGTAGGATACCTATTGTGGATGACCTATCCTGTGTTTGGCCAGCTTTCAATCAAAGGAAGGGTTGTGGATAAGAATACGGGATATGGAATTCCGAGGGCAACCGTGGTGCTTTCCCCTGGGAATGTTGGGACTTCTACCGACACTGCGGGTAACTTTTCGGTGCTTGCGAATGCAAAACATACCTCGATCAACTTTAGAGCAATGGGCTTTAGTCCGGTAACCTTACCTGTTACAACCGATACGCTCAAGCAACTTCTTGTTGAGTTGGACTATGCGGACAACATGTTGGAAATGGTGACTATTTCAAAGAAGGGAAAGCCAAAGAGGGATACCGCCGCATTGGAATTGATAGATCTGGTCATCAAACATAAGAAAGGTAATCGGCTGAAATCCTTGGAGCAAGTGCATTTTGAAGAATATGAGAAGGTGCAATTTGGATTGGTGGATCCACGGAAAACAATGGAAAAGCGGCTTGGCAAAGCGGGGTTTATCTTTAAAAACCTAGATACGGCTTCTATCAAAGGGAAAGCACTATTGCCGATGTATATGGAAGAGAATTTTTCAGATGTATACTCGCAGACAAATCCGTCTAAGTTTAAGAAATTGATTAGATCGCATAAAAAGACTGAGTTCGATCCTCGATATATCAATAACGCAAATATCCAGCAATACCTTAATTACCAATTTCAGCCCGTTGATATCTATGATGCTAATGTTTTTGTCGTCAATAAGCTGTTCCTAAGTCCTATTGCTGATGAAGCGAAGACTTTCTACCGTTATTATATCTTAGATACTATCGAGACGTCCGAGGGACAGTTTATCGAACTGGCCTTTGAACCGAAGAATAAACAAGACTTACTTTTTAGCGGAACGCTACAGGTGACGGTAGATGGACGATATGCCGTCCGTCAAGCAGAATTGATTGTCGGGAAAGAGGCTAATATTAACTGGATAAATGATATATTGATTAGTCTACATTATAATCCGAATGAAGATGGCTTTATGTTATTGCGTCGATCTGATTTATTGATTTTATTTGGTGGCCGTAAAGAGGACGCTCTTTTTGGTCGTCGGGTCTCTTTTAATTCTAACTATGATTTCAAGACGCCAGTGTCTTCGGATATCTTTAAAGGAGCTCCTACAGAAATGACGACTACCGCTAGTCAAGATAGCGCATTCTTAAATCGCAAGCGACCTATTCCTTTAAATACGGTTGAGCAGATGGTGTATTCCAATACCGATTCGCTTAATAATATGAAAAGTGTCAAGCGCTTGATGGCATTGGGATATCTATTGGCACAGGGTTTCTACAATGCGGGGCCCGTGGAATTTGGCCCGTTGGAATATACCTATAGTTTTAATGAAGTCGAAGGAAACCGTCTCCGTTTTGGAGGGCGTACGACCAATATACTGTCGGATAAAATTTATTTGGAGGGATATGTAGCCTATGGCCTCAAGGATCAGCAGATGAAGTATTATGGACGATCGGCGGTGTCCGTGAATGGGGAATCAGTCGCAACTTTTCCAGCACATTATGTAGAGGCTATCGTACAACATGATTTGATGGAGCCTGGTAGAGGCATTGGCTTTAAAAAAGGGGATAGTTTCTTCAGCTCGTTAAGTAGTAATAAGCCAGATAAATTTTTGTTCAATGATGCGTACAAATTGAACCATGTTTGGGAGTTTGGAAACCACATTAGCATCAGTACGGGCTTTACTTATTTCAGACGTGAAACTGCTGGAACATTGATTTTCAATAAAACAGGGACACAGTCCGGGCAAATTTTACCTCGTATTATTACCAATGATGCTGAAATGATACTGCGCTGGGCTCCGAATGAAAAATTCTATTATAGGAATTTGACTCGTAGTACGGTTATCGAACAGCATCCTGTCTTTTCATTGCAATACAATCGAGGTATTGAAGGGTTTATTGGCGGGGAATATAATTACGATGCTCTTCGATTCTCGGTTTCCAAAAGATGGTTTTTAAACCAGTTGGGCTATATGGATATGACCGCTGTCGCAGGCAAGATTTGGGGAACGTTGCCGTATCCATTATTGGAAATTCCAAATGTGCAAACTGTCTTGGATCGCCATACTTTTGATTATTTCATGATGAATAAGATGGAGTTTGTGGCGGATCGATTTGTCAAGGTCGGGGTAGATCATCGATTGAATGGATTTTTCCTGAATAAAATACCGCTTGTTAAGAAGTTAAAGTGGCGTGAATTGTGGCGACTTCGGATGTTTTACGGGGATTTAGCTCCACAAAATAATCCGTATATCAGTAATGAGGTGGTACATTTTGATCGCGATGACGAGGGTAAGATTGCAACGCGTACCATCGGCGAAAAGCCCTATCTTGAGGCGACGGTGGGATTAGAGAATGTATTCCGATTTTTTACGGTGGAGTACGTTAAACGACTTTCCTATAGAGAATATGATAATATCCGAAAGGAAAGGGTTCGTTTTTCGGTTCATTTTAATTTTTAA
- a CDS encoding NADH-quinone oxidoreductase subunit N has protein sequence MGAIITLSLLAILVLYLGLYKAKKAILPVALLGLGGVLAFLLMEWNTEAEPLYSGMIIFDHFSVAFSVLCVVITALVLLLSRAYFGAISEHVAEYYSLILFSLTGALLVNSYHNFAMLFMGIEIMSVALYILVGIRKKDFASNEASLKYFLMGAFSTGFLLFGIALLYGASASFDLEVIKEYVIAHPHDISPMFYAGILFLIVGLCFKVGAAPFHFWTPDVYDGAPILITSYMSTVVKAASFAGMLRLFSTVLVPLNDFWTPILLTIAIITLFIGNISAMMQHSFKRMLAYSSIAHAGYMLFAIVSVGTQSASAVLLYVVAYSLSSVVAFGALILVKRQDGTDHFSSFNGLGKSNPWLALTITVAMLSLAGIPLTAGFVGKFMMFTIAMNDYHITLLVLAAINAVIGVFYYLRVVIAMYFKAAESTSISSLSVPLNYSVVFFVAIVLTILIGIYPDCLIQLI, from the coding sequence ATGGGTGCGATTATCACGCTGTCTTTATTAGCAATATTAGTTTTGTATTTGGGCCTTTATAAAGCAAAAAAGGCTATTCTCCCCGTGGCTTTATTGGGCCTGGGTGGAGTATTGGCCTTTCTCCTAATGGAATGGAATACCGAAGCAGAGCCACTCTACAGCGGCATGATTATTTTTGATCATTTTTCGGTGGCGTTTTCTGTGCTATGCGTGGTGATCACCGCATTGGTGCTATTGCTTTCGAGGGCCTATTTTGGTGCTATAAGTGAGCATGTAGCGGAGTATTATTCGTTAATCCTATTTTCTCTTACGGGGGCATTGTTGGTCAATTCGTATCATAACTTTGCCATGCTATTTATGGGTATCGAGATTATGTCCGTTGCTCTTTACATTCTGGTAGGTATCCGTAAGAAGGATTTTGCATCTAATGAGGCCTCATTAAAATACTTTTTGATGGGGGCTTTCTCTACCGGCTTTCTTTTATTTGGGATTGCGTTGCTTTACGGGGCGTCGGCTTCTTTTGATCTGGAGGTTATTAAGGAATATGTGATTGCACATCCTCATGATATATCGCCGATGTTTTATGCAGGAATTTTATTTTTAATTGTTGGACTTTGCTTCAAGGTCGGTGCGGCACCTTTTCACTTTTGGACACCAGATGTGTATGATGGGGCCCCGATTTTGATTACCTCTTATATGAGTACTGTTGTGAAAGCTGCTTCCTTCGCAGGTATGCTACGCTTGTTCAGTACCGTTTTGGTGCCGTTAAATGATTTTTGGACACCGATTTTATTAACCATCGCTATTATCACCCTATTCATTGGTAATATCTCCGCTATGATGCAGCATTCATTTAAAAGGATGTTGGCTTATTCAAGTATTGCTCATGCAGGCTATATGTTGTTTGCAATAGTTTCAGTAGGTACACAGTCTGCGAGTGCCGTGCTCTTGTATGTCGTGGCGTATTCCCTATCATCGGTTGTCGCTTTTGGGGCCTTGATTCTAGTCAAACGCCAGGATGGTACCGATCATTTCAGCTCTTTTAATGGGTTAGGGAAAAGTAATCCTTGGCTAGCATTGACCATTACTGTTGCGATGCTGTCTTTGGCCGGAATTCCCCTGACAGCTGGGTTTGTCGGCAAGTTCATGATGTTTACTATTGCTATGAATGACTACCATATTACGTTGCTTGTCCTAGCGGCAATAAATGCGGTAATAGGGGTCTTTTATTACCTACGCGTGGTAATCGCTATGTATTTTAAAGCGGCAGAATCAACAAGCATATCTAGTCTTTCGGTACCCTTAAATTATAGTGTGGTCTTTTTTGTCGCTATCGTATTAACAATTCTTATTGGAATTTATCCAGATTGTTTGATCCAACTGATTTAG
- a CDS encoding complex I subunit 4 family protein: MTNLCILLLLPLVSAFVLAFVKKSQTAKGIALVLSLVQLAFTIPFLCQFVPNALVQFEQNYVWIQSLGIHFHIGLDGISLPLVLLTNGLMPLIILATFSKGFKGNLYALLAFMQTGLLLVFLALDAFTFYVGWEIALIPIYFICTLWGEGDRIKVNLKFFVYTFLGSIFMLVAIIYLQQQTASKDFEWTSFVGLQMSDAAQRWVFWAFFLAFAIKIPLFPFHTWQPNTYTNAPTVGTMLLAGIMLKMGVYGLIRWLIPVAPLGVAAYGQLAMVLSVIGIVYASIIAIQQKDIKRLVAYSSIAHVGLISAGVFSWNLQGLQGAMIQMINHGISVIGLFYVLDIISSRTGTRSLADLGGLAKRMPNLAVFFLIIVMGAVGLPLTNGFVGEFLLLIGVYEYGFWYAVFAGLTLILGAVYMLRLFQKSMLGPLKEQYAMVSDISGHEVLLLSIVAIAIIYIGVTPNGLLGLSEASIQQLIDVVKF; encoded by the coding sequence ATGACTAATCTTTGTATACTGCTTTTATTACCGCTGGTCAGTGCTTTTGTCTTAGCATTCGTCAAGAAATCTCAAACTGCTAAGGGAATAGCACTTGTTCTTTCGTTGGTGCAGTTGGCTTTTACAATTCCTTTTCTGTGTCAATTCGTACCGAACGCACTGGTACAGTTTGAGCAAAATTATGTTTGGATCCAAAGCTTAGGAATCCACTTTCATATCGGGTTGGATGGAATTAGCCTTCCCTTGGTATTGCTTACAAATGGCTTGATGCCATTGATTATCTTAGCTACTTTTTCAAAAGGGTTCAAGGGCAACCTATATGCTTTACTTGCATTTATGCAGACAGGCCTTCTTTTGGTTTTCTTGGCTTTGGATGCCTTTACTTTCTACGTTGGGTGGGAAATTGCCTTGATTCCGATTTATTTTATTTGTACATTATGGGGAGAGGGCGATCGTATTAAGGTCAATCTCAAATTCTTTGTTTATACCTTTCTGGGAAGTATTTTCATGTTGGTGGCAATTATTTATCTGCAACAACAGACCGCCTCCAAGGATTTTGAATGGACCTCATTTGTCGGATTACAAATGTCGGATGCTGCTCAAAGGTGGGTCTTCTGGGCGTTCTTTTTGGCATTTGCAATCAAGATTCCGTTATTCCCGTTCCATACTTGGCAACCTAATACGTATACGAATGCACCGACAGTGGGTACTATGTTACTGGCGGGGATTATGTTAAAAATGGGCGTGTATGGATTGATCCGATGGCTCATTCCAGTGGCTCCTTTGGGGGTAGCCGCTTATGGACAATTGGCCATGGTTCTTTCAGTAATAGGCATTGTGTATGCTTCTATCATTGCTATCCAACAAAAGGATATCAAAAGATTGGTCGCATACTCTTCTATTGCTCACGTTGGCTTAATCAGTGCGGGTGTCTTCTCTTGGAACTTACAGGGGTTGCAAGGGGCTATGATTCAGATGATTAATCACGGGATATCGGTCATCGGCCTATTTTATGTATTGGACATCATCAGTTCAAGAACTGGAACTCGCTCATTGGCTGACTTGGGAGGCTTAGCTAAGCGTATGCCTAATCTGGCGGTGTTTTTTCTAATCATTGTTATGGGGGCTGTAGGTTTGCCATTGACAAATGGATTTGTTGGTGAATTCTTACTCTTGATTGGGGTTTACGAATATGGTTTTTGGTATGCTGTGTTTGCAGGTTTGACTTTGATACTAGGGGCTGTATACATGTTGAGACTTTTTCAAAAGTCGATGCTTGGGCCTTTGAAAGAGCAGTATGCAATGGTGTCTGATATTAGCGGACATGAGGTGTTGCTGTTGAGCATTGTTGCGATAGCAATTATTTATATTGGTGTTACTCCCAATGGACTGTTAGGCTTGTCGGAAGCGTCAATCCAACAGTTGATTGATGTGGTAAAGTTTTAG
- the nuoL gene encoding NADH-quinone oxidoreductase subunit L: MIELIWLIPLLPLIGFLINGIGQHILPKSIIGIIGSGVVLGAFVVSCFVFCEVYDARAAGANGVFTQEIFNWIQVGKLNVALSFLVDPLSAIMLLIVTGIGFLIHLYSIGYMHKDSGFGKFFAYLNLFIFFMLLLVLGSNFLVMFIGWEGVGLCSYLLIGFWYTNDSYASAAKKAFVMNRIGDLGFLLAIFFIFYTFGSFEFATVFPQVKEFAVGDMTLTVITILLFIAATGKSAQIPLFTWLPDAMAGPTPVSALIHAATMVTAGIYMIARSNIMFTLSPLTMQIIAIVGVATAVIAAFIALTQNDIKKVLAYSTVSQLGYMFLGLGVGAFTGAFFHVLTHAFFKALLFLGAGSVIHAMSDEQDMRKMGGLKKKLPITYVTMLIGTIAIAGIPPLSGFFSKDEILAFAFAENKLLWTFGFIAALFTAFYMFRLLYLTFFGTFRGSQKQKEHLHESPLTMTFPLIVLAILAAIGGVMNVPEAIGGGHKLANFLAPVFSEGQSIKGTIHIDHQTEIVLMVVSALAAIIMAVVTYIRYVKKGYIPKSDALEDNGLHRLSYQKLYVDELYDSVIVKPLNSFSKFLYKIVDRSGIDGIVEGVAQFFVTSGKGIRQLQNGQVGFYIFMMVVAVIVLFVYGVFSF, encoded by the coding sequence ATGATTGAATTAATTTGGTTGATTCCTTTACTCCCGCTGATCGGGTTCTTAATAAACGGTATAGGGCAACATATTCTTCCTAAGTCGATTATCGGGATAATCGGAAGTGGTGTTGTACTAGGGGCTTTTGTGGTGAGTTGCTTCGTGTTCTGCGAGGTATACGATGCTCGGGCTGCGGGTGCTAACGGTGTATTTACGCAAGAGATCTTCAATTGGATCCAAGTTGGTAAATTAAACGTTGCCTTGTCCTTCTTAGTAGATCCCCTCAGCGCAATCATGCTATTGATTGTGACTGGGATTGGATTTTTGATTCACCTCTACTCGATAGGATATATGCATAAAGATAGCGGATTTGGTAAATTCTTCGCTTATCTGAATCTCTTTATCTTCTTCATGTTGTTATTGGTGCTTGGATCCAACTTTTTGGTCATGTTCATTGGTTGGGAGGGAGTTGGCTTATGCTCGTATTTGCTTATCGGATTTTGGTATACCAATGATTCGTATGCCTCTGCAGCTAAGAAAGCATTTGTAATGAATAGAATTGGAGATTTGGGCTTTCTTTTAGCTATCTTTTTTATTTTCTATACATTCGGGTCCTTTGAGTTCGCAACCGTATTCCCACAGGTGAAAGAATTTGCTGTGGGTGATATGACATTGACCGTTATTACCATTCTGTTATTTATTGCAGCTACTGGTAAATCGGCTCAAATTCCCTTGTTTACCTGGTTGCCAGATGCTATGGCTGGCCCAACGCCTGTATCGGCTCTAATCCATGCGGCGACGATGGTAACGGCAGGTATTTATATGATTGCTCGATCCAATATCATGTTTACCTTATCACCACTTACTATGCAGATTATCGCAATTGTGGGTGTGGCGACTGCAGTGATAGCCGCATTTATTGCATTGACGCAAAATGATATTAAGAAGGTGTTGGCTTATTCTACGGTGTCACAGCTTGGATACATGTTCTTGGGATTGGGTGTCGGCGCATTTACCGGAGCCTTCTTCCATGTACTTACCCATGCCTTCTTTAAAGCCTTACTTTTCTTAGGGGCAGGATCTGTGATCCATGCCATGAGTGATGAACAGGATATGCGAAAAATGGGTGGACTCAAGAAGAAGCTGCCAATTACCTATGTCACGATGTTGATCGGAACGATAGCCATTGCGGGAATACCCCCATTATCTGGGTTTTTCTCAAAAGATGAAATTTTGGCCTTTGCCTTTGCTGAAAATAAATTGTTGTGGACATTTGGTTTTATTGCCGCATTGTTTACTGCTTTCTATATGTTCAGGTTGTTATATCTGACTTTCTTTGGAACATTCAGAGGCAGCCAAAAACAAAAGGAACATCTACATGAGTCTCCTCTCACGATGACATTCCCGCTAATTGTATTGGCTATACTAGCCGCTATCGGTGGGGTAATGAATGTGCCAGAGGCGATTGGTGGAGGGCATAAGCTGGCAAACTTCCTTGCACCTGTATTCTCAGAGGGACAATCGATCAAGGGAACCATCCACATCGATCATCAAACAGAGATTGTTCTAATGGTGGTATCCGCATTGGCAGCTATTATCATGGCGGTTGTCACTTATATCAGATATGTGAAGAAGGGGTACATACCAAAATCGGATGCATTGGAGGATAATGGTCTACACCGTCTATCCTACCAAAAATTGTATGTTGACGAGCTTTATGATAGCGTGATTGTCAAGCCTCTCAATTCGTTTTCTAAGTTTTTATATAAGATAGTGGATCGGTCTGGAATAGATGGTATAGTCGAAGGGGTAGCCCAATTTTTTGTGACGTCAGGTAAAGGGATTCGACAGTTGCAGAATGGCCAAGTCGGATTCTATATCTTCATGATGGTAGTGGCCGTAATTGTCTTATTTGTGTATGGAGTTTTCAGCTTTTAG
- the nuoK gene encoding NADH-quinone oxidoreductase subunit NuoK codes for MDNIVQQIQGVPLNHYLIFCSIIFAIGVIGVLIRRNVIIIMMSIELMLNAVNLLLAAFSSHHGDPGGQVFVFFIMALAAAEVAVGLAIIIMVYRNTKSVDIASLSRLRW; via the coding sequence ATGGATAATATTGTTCAACAGATACAGGGAGTACCCTTAAATCATTATTTAATTTTTTGCAGTATCATATTTGCAATAGGGGTGATTGGGGTACTGATTAGACGGAATGTGATCATCATCATGATGTCAATAGAATTGATGTTAAATGCGGTCAATTTGCTCTTGGCGGCATTTTCTTCTCATCATGGGGATCCAGGCGGACAAGTATTCGTCTTTTTTATTATGGCTTTGGCGGCGGCGGAAGTGGCAGTAGGTTTGGCCATCATTATTATGGTATACCGAAATACCAAGTCCGTGGATATCGCGTCTTTAAGTCGCTTACGTTGGTAA
- a CDS encoding NADH-quinone oxidoreductase subunit J family protein, producing MTIFYFIAFLSIFFALMTIFTKNPVHSVLYLVITFFTFTVHYILLNAQFLAIVNFIVYMGAIMVLFLFVLMLLNLNKETEPMRSHLVKIMGTIAGMCLIVVVLGSLRVLEVDNGQVLAQPTIGLVKELGKVLFDKFLLPFEIASILLLTAMVGAVLLAKKDTQRTDG from the coding sequence ATGACGATATTTTATTTTATAGCCTTTTTGTCTATTTTCTTTGCGTTAATGACCATTTTCACAAAGAATCCAGTACATAGTGTGCTGTACTTGGTTATTACTTTTTTTACATTTACAGTACATTATATTTTATTAAATGCCCAATTCTTGGCCATTGTAAACTTTATCGTCTACATGGGGGCCATTATGGTATTGTTTCTTTTTGTATTGATGCTCTTGAATCTCAATAAGGAAACGGAGCCTATGCGGTCACATCTCGTCAAGATTATGGGGACAATCGCTGGTATGTGTCTGATTGTTGTCGTCTTGGGCTCTCTACGGGTGTTAGAAGTTGATAATGGGCAAGTGCTTGCTCAGCCAACCATAGGGTTGGTGAAGGAGTTAGGAAAGGTATTATTTGACAAATTTTTATTGCCTTTTGAGATTGCTTCCATCTTGTTGTTAACCGCAATGGTGGGTGCAGTTTTATTGGCTAAAAAAGATACACAGCGTACAGATGGATAA
- a CDS encoding NuoI/complex I 23 kDa subunit family protein — MQSLSNRKKVLEQKPMNIWERMYLPAIAKGLSITLKHFFRKIPTIKYPEQIRPYSKNFRGQHSLKRDEQGRERCTACGLCALSCPAEAITMTSAERKKGEEGLYREEKYAAVYEINMLRCIFCGLCEEACPKEAIYLDGPHVTADYVRKDFIYGKDKLVEPKFDITKLSNTPKSIT, encoded by the coding sequence ATGCAATCATTATCAAATAGAAAAAAAGTACTGGAACAAAAGCCAATGAATATATGGGAGCGCATGTATCTCCCTGCTATTGCTAAAGGGCTATCCATTACATTGAAGCACTTTTTTAGGAAGATACCGACGATTAAATATCCAGAGCAAATTCGTCCTTATTCTAAAAATTTTAGAGGACAACACTCTCTGAAACGTGATGAACAAGGAAGGGAACGATGCACGGCATGTGGTCTTTGTGCGCTATCTTGTCCAGCGGAGGCCATTACAATGACGTCGGCAGAACGAAAAAAAGGAGAAGAAGGGCTTTATAGGGAGGAGAAATATGCTGCAGTATATGAAATCAATATGCTCCGGTGTATTTTTTGCGGATTATGTGAGGAGGCATGTCCTAAGGAAGCGATTTACTTGGACGGTCCTCATGTGACTGCGGACTATGTACGAAAGGATTTCATCTACGGCAAAGATAAGTTGGTGGAACCTAAATTTGATATAACAAAGCTATCCAATACACCAAAAAGCATAACCTAA